The nucleotide sequence TTCTGGCTAAGTCGCGTACCTTGTGGGACAACGTTGCTGAGAACAGCAGATTCTGAGTATCCTGCGGAAGGCGCGAAACAATGCGGTTAATATCATCGATAAAGCCCATATCCAGCATACGGTCCGCTTCATCCATTACAAACATTTCCACTTCTTCAAAGTAGAGTGCCCGCTGGCCATAAAGGTCAAGCAGCCTGCCGGGGGTTGCCACTAAGATATCACACCCCTGAATCAATGCCTGCTTCTGAACCTTTTCATCCATGCCACCATAAACTGCCATGCAGGCCAGTTCAGTGTGTTTTGCATAGAGCGCAATCTTCTGCTCAATCTGAATCGCCAGTTCACGGGTTGGCACCACAATAAGTGCGCGGAATCGCTTTTTCTTTTCTGTCTTTCCATCCAGCAATTTATGCAGGATCGGCAAAACAAAACTGGCCGTTTTACCTGTACCGGTTTGTGCTGCGGCAATCAGGTCACGGCCTTCCAGTATCTGAGGGATCGCTTTACTTTGAATATCCGTCGGCTTGTTATAACCGGTGTCAGCTATGGCCTTTAATAGTGACGGGTGCAGATTAAGGAATTCAAAAGACATAACAACCTCAGATAATGTAAAAATAAAAGAGCGCGCGGAGTATAGTGGGAAACGATAACAATCACCACACAAAACTAATGCAGGGTATCTTTAATTTACATTAGAGCCGCGCAAAAACCAGAGCTTTGAGGCTGGCTTCATCATCAACATCCTGAAATTCCGGCGGATTATCCAGCCTTTCTGTGAATACGATTGATGGCGCTTCCTCTTTCATTGATTCAATCAGAAACTCAGAAGTGACCGCCGGAGAGTTAACGCAGGCCAGCACCTTTCCGTCTTCAGTTAACAGATCCGGCAAGCGACGCAAAATCTTTTTATAGTCCTTAGTCAGTGCAAAGCTTCCCTTCTGGAAGGATGGCGGATCGATGACAATCAGAGCATAAGGGCCTGACTTTTTTATCTTTCCCCAGGATTTAAATATATCGTGTGCCATAAAGCTGACCCTGGAAAGGTCATGCTCATTTAATCTGTGGTTATCCCGGCCTTTAGATAGCGAAGCTTTTGCCATATCCAGGTTTACCACTTTCGATGCCCCGCCCTCAATGGCCGCTACTGAAAATCCGCAGGTATAAGCAAACAGGTTCAGCACGTTTTTACCTTCGGCATTTTCCCGCACCCAGTTACGGCCATAGCGCATATCGAGAAACAGGCCGTAGTTCTGATTGCGGCCAAGATCCAGCTGGTATTTCAATCCGGATTCCTTCACTACAGGTCTCGAGTCAGTTTCACCATAAACAACTTCAGAAGGCGCACCTTCCTGATAACGGTGTTGCAGCAAAATCGCCCGGCCATTTCTGTTTTTCCAGACTTCTGAGTCAGCCAGCCCCGATAAGCCTTCTTTTAGCTTAAGCAGAAACGTTTCATCAACCTCTTTAAACAAGCTGACAACCAGCTGCCCGGTAAGCCAGTCACAGGTCAGTTGCTCAAGGCCGGCCCACTTTCTTCCCCTGCCATGGAAAAGCCGGCGAATTTCATCGGGAACAAGCGCCAGTTCGGCTTCAATATGTTGAAAAAAGAGTGGTAATGCTGAGTGATTCATTTTGATATGTACTTTTCTATTTGATAACCGGCCAGTTGATAGCCCATGGTTGCGCCCATTCCTGTAGCGCGGCGATAACCGCTTCAGTCTGCCACTTGGCTCCGGATGCTTTAGCATCTGCCGGATTGCAGACAAAGGTAAATTCTTCGCCCTGATAGCTGAATTTTAAAACGTAGGCGTGCAGGTAGCCCCGGTCGGACTTAACTGAAGCGTTGTAGATAGGGTCTCCCACTATGCCAGAGCCAACAGATTTAAGCGCAACCCGGATCTGATGGGTTTTACCTGTGTGAGGCTTACACAAAAACAGCCTTTCACCCGGCTCTCCGGCTAAAGAGAAAAACTGTGTAATAGCAGGATTATTGCGGGAGTTAACCAGCTTCCAGGCTGAACGGCGTGAACGCTCCATATCCCCGACAACCAGCCCCTGCTTCTTCTTGGGCTTCTTAGTGCCGATAGCAAGGTAGAACTTTTCCACATCCCGGCTGGCAAAAAGCTGAGAAAGCGTACTTGCAGCCATCTGGTT is from Vibrio sp. JC009 and encodes:
- a CDS encoding class I SAM-dependent methyltransferase, which translates into the protein MNHSALPLFFQHIEAELALVPDEIRRLFHGRGRKWAGLEQLTCDWLTGQLVVSLFKEVDETFLLKLKEGLSGLADSEVWKNRNGRAILLQHRYQEGAPSEVVYGETDSRPVVKESGLKYQLDLGRNQNYGLFLDMRYGRNWVRENAEGKNVLNLFAYTCGFSVAAIEGGASKVVNLDMAKASLSKGRDNHRLNEHDLSRVSFMAHDIFKSWGKIKKSGPYALIVIDPPSFQKGSFALTKDYKKILRRLPDLLTEDGKVLACVNSPAVTSEFLIESMKEEAPSIVFTERLDNPPEFQDVDDEASLKALVFARL
- a CDS encoding TIGR01621 family pseudouridine synthase; amino-acid sequence: MFDILYTHPDFLVINKHHDVSVHKDDGDTMLLEEVAKVSGDGQLYLIHRLDKMTSGILLLGRNQMAASTLSQLFASRDVEKFYLAIGTKKPKKKQGLVVGDMERSRRSAWKLVNSRNNPAITQFFSLAGEPGERLFLCKPHTGKTHQIRVALKSVGSGIVGDPIYNASVKSDRGYLHAYVLKFSYQGEEFTFVCNPADAKASGAKWQTEAVIAALQEWAQPWAINWPVIK